GATGGAATACCACCATTGAAGAGCAGAAATCAGATTATGAGAAGCTGCAAGGGCTTCTAACATCTATGTGTTTCAAATTGTACAACAAGAAAGATGACATTGCTGTCTGGCAGAAATTATCTGACAGTAGCTGCTACAAGAAGCTCGAGTCCCCGGACACGTACCCCCCAAAATGTGACGATGGTACTGAACCGGACTCTGCTTGGTACACTCCTATCCGGCCCTGTGTCGTTGTTCCTGACCAGAAGTACAAGAAGATAGCACTGAAATCCCTTCCCAAATGGCCTGAGCGGTTGCACACTGCCCCTGAGCGTGTCTCTGATGTCCGTGGTGGAAGCGATGGTGCTTTCAAGCACGATGACAGCAAATGGAAGACAAGGGCGAAGCACTACAAGAAGTTGGTCCCTGCAATTGGAACTGATAAGATCAGAAATGTCATGGACATGAACACTCTGTATGGAGGCTTTGCTGCTGCTTTGATCGATGCTCCATTGTGGGTGATGAATACCGTTTCCTCCTACTCTTCCAACACGCTTGGTGTTGTATACGACAGAGGCCTGATCGGAACTTATCATGACTGGTAATATATCATTTGCATCATACAATCAAAATATTAATCTTTTCACCTTTGTCTGATGATGATCTGCCCTTTTTTAGGTGTGAAGCTTTCTCCACTTATCCTCGTACATACGATCTTCTTCACCTCGATGGACTTTTCACTGCTGAAAGCCATAGGTAAGCAAAGCCCTATACTATTACTACCATTAAATTTGTAGTagaaatttatcattttattacatCAATCAAATTAATGTTAAAACTTGTTGTACCTGTGTTTAATGGTAGGTGTGAGATGAAGTATGTTCTGCTGGAGATGGATCGAATTCTCCGTCCCAATGGGTATGCTATCATCCGGGAATCAAGCTACTTCGTGGATGCTGTGGCTACGTTGGCTAAAGGAATGAAATGGGGTTGTCGGAAGGAAGAAACAGAGTACGGCGTGGAGCAGGAGAAGATCTTGATCTGCCAGAAGAAGCTGTGGTATTCCTCTAAGCAGAGCTCAAGATGATATTTTGAGAAATGATGAGTTGGGATCAATGGAAGCATGTTTACATATACGTCATATTTATCAATACAAAGACAAGTTCTACACTGCCGTTTTGATCAAATCTTTCAACCCAAGGAGGAGGAGAAGTAGCATACTGAATAACCAAGGTTTAATATATTAgtgcttctttttttttaatatatattcttttcaaGGTGGATTGTATCTTATTCTTCTTCCATCATACTTCTTCACCCTTATGAAACTGTGAAATCTGTTAAGGGTATTTGAAGTAGGAAACGGCGGccaaaactttttttttatctatttatttggaaACTCTTAATTTCTAGTTTTTTTATCGATTTATTTTTACtgtttttttttacattattattGAGATGTTATGGAGTatctttttttagtttcaattatgAGTATTGAAGTATCTATTCATGCGGTAGTGAACATGATATTTTAAACAAGACTAGTACTCCTTATGTAAGTGACATTTAAAACACTGCAATTTATTATACCAAGGTGTAAGTTCTAAATTGATTATCTTAATAAATTAATGACTTTATATACTCTATTGGAGTAGTTTTTTGTTATTGTTATCttgtaggagtataattttcaaCCTTCATCATATTTGATGAAATTCTACTTTGTTTTCTAAAAGGGAAAAGTAATTAATATCACAATATACAAAAAAGggagaaataaaaaattattcacatcataatatactactacttccTATCAAAATATTAGCCGAATTGGcctataaaaatttaatttataatactaataaaaaacgACTAATTGTTTGATAACCAAAAAAAATCCAACATAATAGAGTATATGTTTTGAAACATTTTCAAATGAAATAATCATGACCTTAATAATTCTATCACACTGTCGGGTCACTTCATTATAGGCCGATCATTAGTTGTATACAATAATCACGACACTTTCCCATTATACAATAAAAAGGTAATTATAAACttctaatataaaaaaaaaacacaaagcaTTGGAATAATGTCTATCTTATAGTAGTACTTACAAGTTACAACTGTTTTTTAAGTTAATGGATCAGTTGGCATATAGGAGTATAGTATAGCTATGATGTACCTGGGTCTTGACAAGCCATTTGCTTGGCCCATTctcgaatttttattttatttctttttttaaaataattcaacTTTTATCGTATATTGCAAATTTCCAACCAAATTTTACACAGGAAGATTCAATTTTATCATTTCGACATTTTACTGACATTTGGGTTAATCTGCACATGCACCTGTCCTATTACAAATACACCTAAACACATGTAAATTAGCAATAATACTACAATCTCAGATGTTAACATTCCCAGCTCAAACCAAAAAACAGCATCGTTTTTCCTCACAGAAGGTCAAGTATATTATTTTGTGAAGATTAAAGAAGCTAATCTGTCAACATCTTTGAATTTGATAATAGTATTATGATAATTGGTCATACTGTAAAAGCAAGTTCCTTAAATGATTCATGAATTTGTCAAGAATCCACTAAAGCTCCTGcgactcatattttttttagagcattcacagtggtgcggatgtcccgtcGGTCATCCCCGCGGACATCCAAAAAACatcttctgccacgtcataaggatttCCCActacactgccacgtcataaggacttcccactgtacagtggcggacatcctcAAGAACATCCCGACGAACTTCCCACAACAATAGAATTtccgaaaaaaaatataaaataatctggacgtccgcgcggacatccgtggggtcaacgcaatggcggacgtctgcaaggacgtcgcgacggacgtcccggaaatgccacggaactccggtgtccgcagcggacgttcgtatccgcgtcaccgctgcgcaatggcggacgtcccgcgcggaactCCGGCACGCcggccggacgtccgccgggacgggcgccattgtggatgctcttaagtcAACTGTCACAGTCAAGATTTATATTCACCTCTAACTCTAACTAAACTATCCAAATTTAGCTCCATCATTaaccattaaaaataaaaggttGTCTTAACCAATGCTCTAAATGGACCAAGCTATTTGTAGTTCTTGTTCGAGCTCATTTAAAATCTTGTTAGATAATTGAAGCTTGAATTATAAGCATATATCTGAAATTTCTGAAGTTGTAATTAAGTcgccaaaataaaataaataaagtttcaaaattgctttatactactaattgaaCTAAGCTTGAACATGTTGTACTCGACTAAATTCGAATCCACCCTGATTATAGCGGCAAATTTCCTCAAAATATAAGAAGTTTATATGTCATAGGCATTTTGAACAAggggaaaaaaaatactctatTCGACCCACATTATTTGAGTCTTATTTTATGTTGGATTGCCTCATCTTATTCAAAACATTTTCCATCATGGTAAAATctctttattctttatttttaatttattccactttattctttcttataGTACTACTTTGTTTTatctatattaaaattattaaatataatttatttatttatttttatcttgtgttccaaaaataaatctcaaataatattagatgaaataaaatagattaaaaaaCCGACTAATACAGGACAACGACAATTAAAAATTCGAAGGACAATGATGCAAAAGTAGCTGTTACTGTTAGCATCTTATTATTGCTTAAAAGTTGAAGAAGCCTTCAAAGCATCAACCAAGAATTATTATGAATATCTTTCTCTATGATAGATCGACATTCTCATATGCTTTTAATATCTATGAATGAATATCATTAGTTTGTTCCATTACAGtagtattattaattagcaCATAATCCCTCTATCTCAATATCCTTCTCAAAACATaaaatcattttattatatttatccaTTCCGGAAATTCTCACATGCCCTGTAATTCGATAGCTGaatttacaaatattattttatttaaaaattgaataatgaaTAGAGGCAATAACGTGGCGCCGCCGCAGCACTCTGCAATTACACTTCATCGTCCCACCAAACACCACATCTTTCGAatatccattttttaaaattttattatttattttatttagtcaTTTCTTGAGATGCCCAATTCCCCCACACCAGCATGCTAAATTCTATTCGCGGAATGTGGGATAAGATGGAATAATTCATCCTATCATGACCTAACTTCCTTACATATGTATCCATATACATttcattatttataaatttaacttTCATACTTGCAATGGTGCATATTTATTTCAATGGAGTCTAGTGGGATGGCCGTAATAATTCTACTTACTACTACTATACTAGGATACATGTCAAGTCCAATTTGATGGCTAAtctataatataattatatgttgGATTTATTGACAAAAATTATATAAGTGTTGATGACCAACTAGAAGAAAAAGGTGGCTATGGTTGCGTTTCCGTTGTATATTCTTAGCCACATGGAATGTTATATTATAGGAATTTTTCTTCCGCCTTTCTATCTATCTCCATTTCAATATTGCAAATAATACCTTTTTTACTATTGTGTTTCATTACTAAAATATGCATGCAATATGATAGTAATGTGCATTAATATGTATGCACAGATaaatcattttctatttttgaaatggACTACTCGGATTATTCTCCTATTACATGTTTGTCAAGTGCAACGCCTAATACCAAAATTCAGAAAATTTATACCGAAAATGGGCTTTTAATATGTACAAATATAAAATGatcttcacttttttttataaagcaTTAGATTAGTAGTGTCAGATGTCACTCATATAGGGAAAATAACGTGTATATTGGCAATATATTGGAATTTCATTATTTCagaatttcatataaaaaatattaaccgagtcacaatattaaaagtcgaaagtatataataattaaaacagTTGAGAATTAATATGATTTCTATCTCTATCCGTACACCACATGAGTATTACGCATATATAGTTTCATTTTTACACGAAGGAATTTAGAATATGATAAGTGTTGGTGAACAATAGCTTTATAACTAGGGTATAGACTCTATTGAAGTTAGTTGCAGTTTGGTTGAATTAGTTAACTTTTTGATGAAATAACTCCAGCTAAATACTAGTTGCTGACAAACCAAGCATTAATGTTAATAAATAGTCTAAATTTTACTTAGTATTGAAACATATTTACTCCGttccattccatgttaataaagatatttaattttttgtactTGAAACAATAATGCAGTGGAAACTTAAAAATCAGTCAAGGCCAACAACAATTAGGAGAGCAAAACCAATCCCATTTAATCCCATTAACTAAAATTTTCAACGCATTGTTTTTTAGGGATTCAATGCATTGTTATTTTTACTATTCTCTAATTTgacatatttaaataatttttaaaaagtgactaaaaatttaattagaaaTACAAATCTAATTATAcgaaatactacttttttatattaagttaTTTACTAGCATGTgtcaaaaattattttaagaTTTTATTCCAACAATATAATTGAAAATACCTTATCCTTCCTAGAAAAGGAAAATAGAATTTTCcaatttggaaaaaaataaaagaaaacaactaTTCCTTCTCCGCGCGGGGAAAAAACTTTATTCAACCTTTCTTGGGTGCAAAACCAAGATTCGCATCTCCATCATTCTAATCTTACCGAACATCATATTGTTATGGGTCATGACCATCATAacatccatccatccatccatccatccatcatCACCATCATTATATAGACCGAATATAATTCTCATGGTATTTTACGTACCCCAAAAATATCCCAATTCACAATTAATCACAGTAGGGGAGgagttagagagagaaagtgtggCATCTCTGGGTTTCTTCTCCTTAGGTTATGCCGTTTTCTCTACCGGTAATCCCCTTTCTCGCGctctcctcttcctcctcctcctcctcctcctctctatCCTTCTACATATATAATAACTATTCGGTGTTGATTACTTTTGCGccttttttctctattttatagcTGCGATGCGTTTATATCTGCGCTCTGTTTTTGTCGTTTTTGGATTGATGTTCGGGGATCTGAGATAGATAGATTATTGTGTCATTTAATCTTGGGGTAATGCTTTTACTATTCAATTTTATACTTGTTTCGTCGCTTCTTAATCATTGAGATAATAGTTAGGCTCTGGTGGGGCTATTCAGCTCAAATTGAAATTGTCCTCTTCTCAATCCTTTTTAAGCGTTTCTTCTGCctcttttttttatgtgtttggTTAAACCAGGCGCCTTGCCTCGTTTGGTTCCGATGTAAAATCTATGATATTCGTTCGAATTCATGCTAATGTCTGTGGAACATTATTTTAAGCGATAAAAACTATTTGAGCTGTCTGCGGATTAAGGATAATTGAATACGATAGTGGCAAGTAGAGCATTGAATTTTGGGTTAGTCTTATCCATGTACGTGTATGCTAATTGTGTTCTATTGTTGTTGTAACTTTGTTATATGCATCAATAATACTGTCATTTCCCCCCTATCTGGTGTTGTTGGGAGGATACAATCAGTTATTTTTGTCTTTATTACTTATACGAATATGGGGTTAAACTTACATGTTTTTATGCTTCAATGTAAAATGTGTGGCTGTTAATTGTTAATTTACTATTGGTGCGTGTTATGAAGAGATTATTGGCTGCTTGCAGTACAGGCTGCAGCAATTACTTCAAATTTAGCATAATGGATTTGATTTTATAGTATTAATGGCCTCTATAGTTGATGGAAGAAAGCTAGTAAGCCTATACCTGAGAAAAGTCTAGAATGCATTTCTCTCATCAAATTGTATGAATTACTTGGATGTAATTTTGATGGTATATTATCATCATTatattgaaataatattactGCCCTTTGTTCTGTTGCATTTTGTAAATTCTGACTCCAATTTTCTTCTCTACTCTATCAGGTTGTGTCAAATTTCCGTTTAGAACAATTAATATTATCTAGGACatggagcaagtttgcctctgGTCAGATTGCTACCAGCACTGGGATATTTCATTCCAAGAAGTCCTTGATTGGCGGGTTCTTGTCCTTGGAAATTTTCTTCTTGTTATTTTTGTCAATTGCACTTAGTGAGGAGCTTGTTTTTAAGTGACCAGTAGAGGAGGCTGAATGCGTATTTCTAATTAAATAGACATTGAATCTTTAGCCTGCTTCTCCAAGTGAGTTCCATACATCAATGCATTTAGTATTTCGTTGTACTTTTAATCACGGCTCACTGATAATCTCCTCCTGCAATTCTATTGTACAGTGCATTGTGGATGCAACATCCCTTTTCAGATCCTTAATCTAGCTGTGAGGTACCCAGTCTTTTCATTTTTGCTGCCTAGACAGGAGTAGGGTATTATACAGTCcttatgtaatttgtaaaaatGCTGAGATTATGTTTTCTCCTGATTGTAGGACTGAAGTCTGCAAGTATTCGAAGGAAGTTTACTGTGTTATTAAGTATTACTAGCTGTTTCACTGTTTATGTTCAGAGTGTTAGTCTATAGAATCCGTCATCTTTCGGTATCCTCGGTAAAGGGCCTGTTGATGGTGTTCTGATTTGGTTGCGGATCAGATTTAGTATCTGTCCCCTGGAGAAAAATGTCTGGAAAGCTTTGGTTTTCCATGTCCTGATCTAATACTTGAACTGTTAATGGACACCACATCATCATTCAACTTTGATCAGTGTCAAGATGTTATATAGCACCACAATCTTACTACCTTATCAGTGCTCGGGAGTCTTTGATTTGGTACACTTTATGAATAAGGCTGTGAAGCCCGTCCATCACTGTTCTGATTGTTTGGCTCATGTTGAAGTGGAGTGGGCTTATTGATGGAGGATCCCACTGATTCAGCCAGGCCTCAGTAGTTGTTTAGAGTCATCTAGAGTATATATAAAAACATCTATACATCTGTTTTCGTTCTTGTTCGTTTACAATAAGTAGTGATCACGAGCTGTTCGAGTTACCAGAATGGAAAGGTATGATAGTTTGCAATTTGATGTTATACTTTCTAGTTCCTCTTAGCGTGTATTCATCTGTCATTTTGGTTAATGCAGGTATAAGGTCATTAGGGAAGTTGGTACTGGCACGTTTGGAAGTGTCTGGAGAGCAATAAGCAAGCAATCTGGTGAAGTGGTATGTGGTGCGGCATTATTTGATAGATTGATAAATGAGATTCTTGAACATAGGTCCTTTAAGGAAAAGGTTCCTAAACTGTGAAATTTAGTTTTAATAATTCCATTCACCTATTCAAGATCTTGTAATGTTACTGAGTTGCAACATCAATCATGCTTTGAAAAATTTCTAGTATGCTGCCGAATCTTAGTAAAATCCTGTTCTCATTCCATGGATTGATAATTTAAAACCTTCTATTGCATCACAACCTGATGGCTTCCTTGTTTTTCCctttgcttttttttctttctattttcgtcCCTAGTAGGCCGTTTTCCATATTTTTTCTGCTATAAACATGAAGTGCATATATCAATGTTGTAGTAATGTGCAAGATGTGGACTCAGTGACATCAATTTTGGGTGTATAATTTTTTGATATTGCAACTGAAAGAAAGTTGAAAGCTTTTTGATGACATTGTTGCAAGTCTGAATCAGTCAAAAGTTTAGttaccatttttttttatcattttgaacATAAGAGCATTACTTAATTTGAATTCATCTGTCAAAATCTTGTACAGGTCGCaattaagaaaatgaagaagaaatatTACTCCTGGGAAGAATGCATAAACCTCAGAGAAGtgaaggtgacaaattttcttAATGTGCTTACATAGCTTACCTTTCACCAGATAAATGACATTCTGTGTTTGCAGTCGCTGAGGAAAATGAACCATCCAACTATCATTAAGCTCAAGGAAGTTATTAGAGAGAATGATGTCTTGTACTTTGTTTTTGAGTACATGGTATGGATATGTCTGCTTTCATCCCTGTCTTTGCTTTCTTAGAAGTATGTTCTTAAATATAATGAGTGTTTTATTTTGATTCATAAGGAATGCAACGTATACCAACTTATGAAGGACAGAGGAAAACTTTTTACGGAAGCTGAAGTGAGAAATTGGTGCTTCCAAGTATTTCAAGGCCTTGCATACATACATCAACGTGGATACTTCCACCGTGACCTGAAACCAGGTTATTGgcgctatatgatattttattatttgaatgagGACCCAGTTGTGGTTGTCATACCCATCTTTCATTTCTTACCCTGTTACTTTTATATTGCACGGATCACGTGTAGCTGTAAGGATTTGTTATTGAATTGTCCATTTGCTATACAATCTTTTTAATACTAAGATTATTGATATTAGCTTGTTAATCTTTTCAGTTAGTAGTGATTGAGCACTTGGTGCACTTGTAGATTTTCGTGTTAGTTGCTAACTGCAGTGAACTATTTTTGTACACTATATATCAATAAGAAAgccattcacttttttttttgtcctGCTTGTATGTTTAGTggcttatttatttttcttatgctTGTTCCAGAGAACTTGCTTGTGTCTAAGGATGTAATAAAAATAGCTGATTTTGGCCTTGCTCGTGAGGTCAATTCAGAACCTCCATTCACTGAATATGTTTCAACTCGCTGGTGGGTATTGTTATTTACCTTTTGTTTACTTGTCTCGTTTTCTATGCAAtcattatagtataattttatgTTGGTGGAATGTTTTGTTGCAGGTACCGGGCCCCGGAAGTTCTACTTCAATCTCCAATTTATGGTCCTCCTGTTGGTTAGTACTTGATAGAATATAAGTTGAACTGTTCTTGGTATTAGTTATGGGCATAAGATGGATTTTCTCTTATTGGTTTGCTTTCCAGATATGTGGGCGATGGGTGCAGTAATGGCTGAATTGTTAACTCTTCGACCTCTGTTTCCTGGTTCAAGGTACTATTGTCTTTTTGCCAAGCGCCTTCACTCTTGTATTCTTGATCTAGTAATTTGAAAGTTCACCTAGTTCAACTCTTGCTTGCTCTGTATAAATTAGTGACGGAGAGTTTGAGCTTGATATTCCATCCTGTTTATTGGACACTTTCTGTTTAGGCATATTTTCTGGCGCTTAAATTTTTTTCCCTATCATTCTGTAGTgaggcggatgagatatacaaGATATGCTGTGTAATTGGCAGTCCAACTAAGAGTCAATGGTCAGATGGTCTTGAACTTGCTAATGCCATTAACTACCAATTCCCCCTGGTGAGCTTTTCATTCTCCTGTTTGTATTGTTATATTTGATGAATGCGGGTCAGAGAAGTGTTTctgttttgttaattaagtGTCTAATTATTAGCTGACAGGTTCCTGTATTCCGGGAATATTTGAActtaaaaatactccctccatcccaacgTAGATGTCACATTTGGGTGATGGTACGGGATTTAAgaagatgttgttttgtgtattaaatggagagaaaaatataattttgtatatttatgtgcgagagaactttttccaaaaaaagaaatgagacatcttttgtaggacaaattaaaaaggaaagtatgacatctactttgggacggagggaggagTATGTAACTGACTATGAAATATTCATTATTCTTGATATTATTTCTGGAAGATATTAGTATATGCTTTATTTCTAGCAAATTATATTTGCACTTAAACTAATGGAACAAACTTACCTTTGATATATCTTTGTCGCTATTACATGACAGGTTGCTGGAGTCCATCTCTCTGCGTTGGTACCAGGTGTTAGTTCGGATGCAATTGATCTAATCACAGTGAGTACTGAAGACACATTGATTTACTCTGCATAATACAATGGCCAACACTTACTTTTTATGCTTTCATTTTTGTGAAACATCTAGTCCCTCTGTTCATGGAATCCATCCAAGAGGCCGACAGCCTTGGAGGCTCTTCAGCACCCATTCTTCCAGGTAGGTtctttatttatgaaatttgaaAACTTATTGAGTATTTAATAAGAATAAATGTTAGTCACACTCTTGAGGCGTTCTGAAACGACGATTGTTTTTTCAATGTTACAGAGTTGCTTTTATGTTCCACCATCACTGCGCCCCAAAGCGGCTGCGACAAGAACACCTCCTTCTGGTGAGTATATTCTCCTAATCGTAGTCCTTACTGAAAATAATGGCAACCGAGCACTCATAGCAAATATATATTGcagttggaggaagaggagTTTTGGAACCAAATTGCGGTAGGAAATTCTCAGGCAGTTTGTCGAACCCAAAGAATTCGAATAGTTATGCTTCTGCCAAACCACAAGCATATGTTGGTTTAGACATGAAGCACTCGACAGGAGGTATTTACTGTTTCAGCTGTTTGTTGATTTTGAGCTTGGAAAGTTCTTTATTGTGATAATATATTGATAATTATGTTCAAAGAGTAAGGTCCTGCCAAGCTATAGACTGTTCACTTATTTCATATGTTTCACAGGGTCTTAACTTTCTTATTTTGGACCCTGCCTTTCTGAACTGAAGttgatatataaaattttattttgttggttGTCTGATTTGGGTAGTCTTTGCTGACATCAGATTACCTATTTGTATTTTCTATCCAGGTGTGCAAAGGAAGTTGGATATGAATAATCAGGTACATTGCAATAGTAATTATACCCTGGTTAATGTGGTTTGCTCGCACTATGTTTTTCTTTTGCACATtccttattttttaaaattattttaatatgtgaatCAGGATTCGCCTAAAAATGATAGGAACTTAAAGAACCCTGTCAAGCAGCAGCCAAAGTATCGACCACCTGGAATGAATGGCCCACGTAAGTTCATGCATCTTGGCCTTGTTAATGTATTATTTTCGGGCATTGATGAATCTGGACCAGGCTTGATATTGCATAATATAATCTTGCTTCATCTTAAATGTCAATCACAAACAAGCAAATAAGATTAACTTGTTTGCTACCCCCTTACAATTAACTCAGGTGCTTTTGCTTGTTAACTCATGCGAAATGTTGCAAATACTTAACATCAGTAAAATTTACGCTTAGTATGCCTCATTGAAATTGCTAAAGATGAGATCTTACATTTATTGTTACTATTGCCGCTTTTTGTGTACGGTGAGATGCATCTTAATTGTTTATTACCCGCGACAGCGGCATGGAACCATGGGAGAACACGTGGGGTATCGGATGCGGCTGAGAAGTTAGCAAATATGACAGTAAGCTCTGGCAGGTCACTTGCAAAGGCCTCTGTACCTCCACCAATGGCAAAGGCATCTGTGCCTCAACCTTTTTCCAAGTCGTCTGTGCCTCTACCTCTATCAAAGTCGTCTGCACCTCAACCTTTATTATCAAAGTCATCTTTGGCTCCACCTTCAGCAAAGGCATCTGTGCCTCCACCTATGAAGGCTGGAGGATGGCATGGACATTCTGAGTTCCTCGGACGATCTCAAGAAGCCCTTCCTGGAAGGGCGTACATCAGGAAGGTGGCGGGATGATCATACACTTCTACTTGCTTTTTGTGTGTGCCAACATAATAATGTGCCAGCTATAGGCATTTGTGTCCCAGTAACGCGATTCTATTACAGTCCCGTGTTCCTGTATGTTTGACtttgtttttatgtattttatgtgatGTTATCAATAAAGATTTCTCAGGTTTGATATTAGTTACTTTGCTTTAATGGCTCCATTCTTTCCCTtctgttgaattttttttcttgcaTCGTTTTATAAGATCTGAAATTACAGCGTTATTAATTTGTCTCGAATGCAAGTAAACAAATACTAGTTGGTATATGATGATAATGTGGGTTATTACAGATCCATCATCCATGCCTGATCCATTTTTCATTGTGTTGTTAAACTTATGTTATAGGAATATGTTTGATGCAAGGGCAATGAGTTGGTCTACCTCTTCCCAGTGGGTTGCATTTAGAGAAAACAATGATTATAATAATGGGCTTAAATACTCTTTATGAAAAACAGGGGTGGTAAAATACCTACAAACGCAATCAGATTAATGGAAAGCCAAAGAGCTGCATTGTTCCAAGCATTTTGGGTTAGATATTAACTTAGTTTTGTCAAAATAAAAGTCCAATTTAGCAAAGATACTGAGTTTGTATCCTGTCCCTGTTAGTTTCCCACCAATGCTTAGCGTGTACCTCTCCAAATTTCTCGCGGCTGCAACACATGAACAAACCATCCATCCATCAACTCAATGCAAAGACTATCTTTCTATATATGAAGGGTGAGTTTTGTTCACCTGAATCTGACTCGCCGAAGCTCTCTAGTGCCATCAAGAAGCTGTCTGATGGTGATGTAAACCCCAGGCTCATCTTCCTCTATCCATTCCGACTCAATGTCACTAGCATTGCTCACAGACACGACTCGGGACGAGGTCGTGGTCCTCGATGCTGCTTCCACAGATGACATCTCCCCACCCTTCCCCGTACTTGACCCAGCGCCTTGGAGGCTGTCTTTATACCTCGGTGTTGGAGGCCACTCCTTGTTCTGCGATGGAGTCATCGCAGGACTTTCCATACTAGATCCCAGCTTCGAGTAACTAGACTCTCTCTGCATTCGCAACGTGTCAATAGAAACTACTACAAACTACAAGTG
This portion of the Salvia splendens isolate huo1 chromosome 10, SspV2, whole genome shotgun sequence genome encodes:
- the LOC121751987 gene encoding cyclin-dependent kinase F-4-like, encoding MERYKVIREVGTGTFGSVWRAISKQSGEVVAIKKMKKKYYSWEECINLREVKSLRKMNHPTIIKLKEVIRENDVLYFVFEYMECNVYQLMKDRGKLFTEAEVRNWCFQVFQGLAYIHQRGYFHRDLKPENLLVSKDVIKIADFGLAREVNSEPPFTEYVSTRWYRAPEVLLQSPIYGPPVDMWAMGAVMAELLTLRPLFPGSSEADEIYKICCVIGSPTKSQWSDGLELANAINYQFPLVAGVHLSALVPGVSSDAIDLITSLCSWNPSKRPTALEALQHPFFQSCFYVPPSLRPKAAATRTPPSVGGRGVLEPNCGRKFSGSLSNPKNSNSYASAKPQAYVGLDMKHSTGGVQRKLDMNNQDSPKNDRNLKNPVKQQPKYRPPGMNGPPAWNHGRTRGVSDAAEKLANMTVSSGRSLAKASVPPPMAKASVPQPFSKSSVPLPLSKSSAPQPLLSKSSLAPPSAKASVPPPMKAGGWHGHSEFLGRSQEALPGRAYIRKVAG